In Plasmodium vinckei vinckei genome assembly, chromosome: PVVCY_13, a single genomic region encodes these proteins:
- a CDS encoding DNA/RNA-binding protein Alba 2, putative, with amino-acid sequence MPGSTKSETKLENGIRISYKSDALDYVYKAIVLFETHDEVILSGVGKAISSVVNVAEMIKRRAKGLHQFTELYEKEHIIKREDTSGLKKNDKGDDKKSGDEEEEEEEEENDKNKESANRIIEFSTTVPCMKITLSKSDANIDKDKVGYQKPLDDKDVKVMTPEEILKEKAYRRRYRRGRGGDRYRGSYRRQYYDNSMWNNRRYEKRNN; translated from the exons ATGCCTGGTAGCACAAAAAGCGAAACTAAATTAGAAAACGGAATACGTATTAGTTATAAGAGCGATGCTTTAGATTACGTCTATAAAgcaattgttttatttgaGACGCATGATGAAGTCATATTATCAGGGGTTGGTAAAGCTATAAGCTCCGTTGTTAACGTAGCTGAGATGATAAAGAGAAGAGCAAAGGGACTTCATCAATTTACCGAGTTATATGAAAAGGAACACATAATTAAAAG GGAGGATACTAGcggtttaaaaaaaaatgataaggGCGATGACAAAAAATCAGGggatgaagaagaagaagaagaagaagaagaaaatgataaaaataaagaatctGCTAACCGAATTATTGAATTTAGTACAACTGTTCCATGCATGAAAATAACCTTGTCAAAATCTGATGCAAATATTGATAAAGATAAAGTAGGTTACCAAAAGCCATTAGATGATAAGGATGTTAAAGTTATGACACCTGAAGAGATATTAAAGGAAAAGGCTTATAGAAGAAGAT ATAGAAGAGGTAGAGGTGGTGATAGATATAGGGGATCCTATAGAAGACAATATTATGACAATTCCATGTGGAATAATAGGAgatatgaaaaaagaaataattaa